From the genome of Hymenobacter cellulosilyticus, one region includes:
- the msrA gene encoding peptide-methionine (S)-S-oxide reductase MsrA codes for MEQATFGGGCFWCTEAVFQNLNGVQKVVSGYTGGRIANPTYKEVCSGLTGHNEVIQITYDPQVISFEELLEVFWKTHDPTTLNRQGNDVGTQYRSGIYFHNEQQQHLAEKYKQKLTEANAFDQPITTEIVPLKEFYPAEAYHQNYYNLNGNQPYCQFVVKSKVDKVKAVFGDKLKKSVA; via the coding sequence ATGGAACAGGCCACATTTGGCGGCGGGTGCTTCTGGTGCACCGAAGCCGTTTTTCAGAACTTGAACGGGGTGCAGAAAGTGGTGTCGGGCTACACCGGCGGGCGCATTGCCAACCCTACCTACAAGGAAGTCTGCAGCGGCCTGACCGGGCACAACGAGGTAATTCAGATTACCTACGACCCGCAGGTAATCAGCTTTGAGGAACTGCTGGAAGTGTTCTGGAAAACCCACGACCCGACGACGCTCAACCGCCAGGGCAACGACGTGGGCACGCAGTACCGCTCGGGAATTTATTTTCACAACGAGCAGCAGCAGCACCTGGCCGAGAAGTACAAGCAGAAGCTCACCGAAGCCAATGCTTTCGACCAGCCGATTACCACCGAAATTGTGCCCCTCAAGGAGTTCTATCCCGCTGAGGCTTACCACCAGAACTACTACAACCTGAACGGCAACCAACCCTACTGCCAGTTCGTGGTTAAGAGCAAAGTCGACAAGGTGAAAGCCGTGTTTGGCGACAAACTCAAAAAGTCGGTAGCGTAG
- a CDS encoding 3-hydroxyacyl-CoA dehydrogenase family protein — MMNVAVIGSGTMGNGIAHVFAQHGFSVSLIDINQPALDKALGTIGKNLDRQVAKGGLSEDDKVATLGRITTFTSIADGVQNVELVVEAATENVELKLQIFRDLDQHAPEGAILASNTSSISITKIAAVTKRADKVIGMHFMNPVPVMKLVEVIRGYATSDEVTTRIMDISRQLGKTPTEVNDYPGFVANRILMPMINEAIITLFEGVAGVEEIDTVMKLGMAHPMGPLQLADFIGLDVCLAILRVLHEGLGNPKYAPCPLLVNMVMAGRLGVKSGEGFYSWGHGTKDLIVADRFKK; from the coding sequence ATGATGAATGTCGCCGTTATTGGCTCGGGTACGATGGGCAATGGTATTGCCCACGTATTTGCCCAGCATGGTTTTTCCGTCTCGCTCATTGATATCAACCAGCCGGCCCTGGACAAAGCCCTGGGCACCATCGGCAAAAACCTGGACCGGCAGGTAGCCAAAGGCGGCCTCTCAGAAGACGACAAAGTGGCGACCCTTGGCCGCATTACCACCTTTACCAGCATTGCCGACGGCGTGCAAAACGTAGAGCTGGTGGTGGAAGCCGCTACCGAAAACGTGGAGCTCAAGCTGCAAATCTTCCGCGACCTGGACCAGCACGCCCCCGAAGGCGCCATTCTGGCCTCTAATACGTCCTCGATTTCCATTACCAAGATTGCAGCCGTGACCAAGCGCGCCGACAAGGTTATTGGCATGCACTTCATGAACCCGGTGCCGGTTATGAAGCTGGTAGAGGTTATCCGTGGTTATGCTACTTCCGATGAGGTGACCACGCGCATCATGGATATTTCGCGGCAGCTGGGCAAAACCCCGACCGAGGTAAACGACTACCCCGGCTTCGTAGCCAACCGCATTCTGATGCCGATGATCAACGAGGCCATCATTACCCTGTTTGAGGGCGTGGCCGGTGTGGAGGAAATCGACACGGTGATGAAGCTGGGCATGGCCCACCCCATGGGCCCGCTGCAGCTGGCCGACTTTATCGGCCTGGACGTGTGCCTGGCCATTCTGCGGGTGCTGCACGAAGGCTTGGGCAACCCCAAATACGCTCCCTGCCCCCTGCTGGTGAACATGGTAATGGCCGGCCGCCTGGGCGTGAAGTCGGGTGAGGGGTTCTACTCCTGGGGCCACGGCACCAAAGACCTCATCGTAGCCGACCGGTTCAAGAAGTAA
- a CDS encoding lmo0937 family membrane protein, producing the protein MGNLLYIIAVILIIIWALGFFGVLGEGIHNNSLIHVLLVIAIIAILLRVIRGGRVV; encoded by the coding sequence ATGGGAAATCTGCTGTATATCATCGCCGTAATTCTGATCATCATTTGGGCCCTGGGCTTCTTCGGCGTACTAGGTGAAGGAATTCACAACAACAGCCTGATTCACGTGCTGCTAGTTATTGCCATCATCGCCATCCTGCTGCGCGTGATCCGCGGTGGCCGCGTAGTGTAA